The Acropora palmata chromosome 10, jaAcrPala1.3, whole genome shotgun sequence genome contains a region encoding:
- the LOC141895567 gene encoding transmembrane protein 180-like isoform X2 encodes MQSLKINKNALAYSATTLAATMMNSVFNFYYVKTFLNVYKISNYWFNVAQIVFLIWNAINDPLFGYFQDSSTWMVLRKRRLAIFYGAPLFAISFLSPWFPWTWFGFSGDWVVGLHLMTSLCLYDGLLTFVLLAQCSLFAEISTQQEERQTILKYAQVASILGSTALFLTSSVYKNEDRNFHSFQAVCVVIAILSWLLMRYTGMNIQVAMEASTTTSSSVHDGKSLKDEVPLFTLIKQILTQRSFVCFVAMNFFQILYSLLTGSVFILPRILVLATSPLLAKFGSYKVILWSFYVKVSLPALVFLAGLNNIWILYIFLIVDNCLPDATFSLFNLSVSDIIDDDMKKYHRNAPISSMIFGTNALFTKPAQSLAPMMVVHILSRYGYKDSQQTGKGEIVSVIASQQLKDAMFCLLCMVPLLVAVFQIIFWKFYPLKMPKKDQDPSKILE; translated from the exons ATGCAATCTTTGAAGATCAATAAGAATGCGTTGGCATACAGTGCTACAACTCTGGCTGCCACCATGATGAATtccgttttcaatttttactaCGTTAAGACATTTCTCAACGTTTACAA GATTTCAAACTACTGGTTCAATGTGGCTCAAATTGTGTTCCTAATTTGGAATGCTATCAATGATCCTTTATTTGGTTACTTTCAA GACAGTTCTACATGGATGGTTTTGAGAAAGAGAAGGTTGGCAATATTCTATGGAGCTCCCTTGTTTGCAATCAG ctttctctccccatggtttccatgGACATGGTTTGGCTTCAGTGGTGATTGGGTGGTTGGGCTTCATCTTATGACATCTCTTTGTTTATATGATGGACTTCTCACTTTTG TGTTGCTTGCCCAGTGTTCACTCTTTGCTGAGATTTCAACACAACAAGAAGAAAGACAGACCATCCTTAAATATGC GCAGGTGGCCTCCATCTTAGGATCAACAGCCCTCTTCCTTACTTCAAGTGTATACAAGAATGAG GAtagaaattttcattcatttcaagcCGTCTGTGTTGTCATTGCCATTCTTAGTTGGTTGTTAATGAGATATACTGGTATGAATATACAAGTTGCGATGGAGGCATCTACCACTACTTCATCATCAGTTCATG ATGGGAAGTCATTGAAGGATGAAGTTCCTCTCTTTACATTGATCAAGCAAATACTAACTCAAAGAAGCTTTG ttTGCTTTGTTGCCATGAATTTTTTCCAG ATTTTGTATAGTTTGCTTACTGGATCAGTTTTCATATTGCCAAGG ATTCTTGTTCTGGCAACAAGTCCACTATTGGCTAAATTTGGTTCTTACAAGGTCATATTATGGTCATTTTATGTCAAG GTGTCACTGCCTGCTCTGGTGTTTTTAGCTGGACTGAATAATATCTGGATTCTCTATATCTTTTTAATTGTTGACAA TTGCCTTCCAGATGCGACATTCTCTTTATTTAACTTATCTGTCTCTGATATCATTGATGACGACATGAAAAAATACCACAGAaa CGCACCCATCTCATCCATGATATTTGGGACCAATGCTCTCTTCACCAAACCAGCACAGTCTCTGGCGCCAATGATGGTGGTACATATTCTGTCTCGATATGGATACAAG GATAGTCAACAGACTGGTAAAGGTGAAATTGTTTCAG tgaTAGCCTCACAGCAGTTGAAAGATGCTATGTTTTGCCTTCTTTGTATGGTCCCTTTGCTTGTGGCTGTTTTTCAAATTATATTCTGGAAGTTCTATCCTCTTAAAATGCCCAAAAAAGACCAAGATCCATCCAAGATACTGGAATGA
- the LOC141895567 gene encoding transmembrane protein 180-like isoform X1, protein MQSLKINKNALAYSATTLAATMMNSVFNFYYVKTFLNVYKISNYWFNVAQIVFLIWNAINDPLFGYFQDSSTWMVLRKRRLAIFYGAPLFAISFLSPWFPWTWFGFSGDWVVGLHLMTSLCLYDGLLTFVLLAQCSLFAEISTQQEERQTILKYAQVASILGSTALFLTSSVYKNEDRNFHSFQAVCVVIAILSWLLMRYTGMNIQVAMEASTTTSSSVHDGKSLKDEVPLFTLIKQILTQRSFVCFVAMNFFQVFHTTFCSNFFLIFVEHLIGSDAIPAILYSLLTGSVFILPRILVLATSPLLAKFGSYKVILWSFYVKVSLPALVFLAGLNNIWILYIFLIVDNCLPDATFSLFNLSVSDIIDDDMKKYHRNAPISSMIFGTNALFTKPAQSLAPMMVVHILSRYGYKDSQQTGKGEIVSVIASQQLKDAMFCLLCMVPLLVAVFQIIFWKFYPLKMPKKDQDPSKILE, encoded by the exons ATGCAATCTTTGAAGATCAATAAGAATGCGTTGGCATACAGTGCTACAACTCTGGCTGCCACCATGATGAATtccgttttcaatttttactaCGTTAAGACATTTCTCAACGTTTACAA GATTTCAAACTACTGGTTCAATGTGGCTCAAATTGTGTTCCTAATTTGGAATGCTATCAATGATCCTTTATTTGGTTACTTTCAA GACAGTTCTACATGGATGGTTTTGAGAAAGAGAAGGTTGGCAATATTCTATGGAGCTCCCTTGTTTGCAATCAG ctttctctccccatggtttccatgGACATGGTTTGGCTTCAGTGGTGATTGGGTGGTTGGGCTTCATCTTATGACATCTCTTTGTTTATATGATGGACTTCTCACTTTTG TGTTGCTTGCCCAGTGTTCACTCTTTGCTGAGATTTCAACACAACAAGAAGAAAGACAGACCATCCTTAAATATGC GCAGGTGGCCTCCATCTTAGGATCAACAGCCCTCTTCCTTACTTCAAGTGTATACAAGAATGAG GAtagaaattttcattcatttcaagcCGTCTGTGTTGTCATTGCCATTCTTAGTTGGTTGTTAATGAGATATACTGGTATGAATATACAAGTTGCGATGGAGGCATCTACCACTACTTCATCATCAGTTCATG ATGGGAAGTCATTGAAGGATGAAGTTCCTCTCTTTACATTGATCAAGCAAATACTAACTCAAAGAAGCTTTG ttTGCTTTGTTGCCATGAATTTTTTCCAG GTTTTTCACACAACGTTTTGCAGCAACTTCTTTCTCATTTTTGTGGAGCACCTCATAGGATCTGATGCTATACCAGCT ATTTTGTATAGTTTGCTTACTGGATCAGTTTTCATATTGCCAAGG ATTCTTGTTCTGGCAACAAGTCCACTATTGGCTAAATTTGGTTCTTACAAGGTCATATTATGGTCATTTTATGTCAAG GTGTCACTGCCTGCTCTGGTGTTTTTAGCTGGACTGAATAATATCTGGATTCTCTATATCTTTTTAATTGTTGACAA TTGCCTTCCAGATGCGACATTCTCTTTATTTAACTTATCTGTCTCTGATATCATTGATGACGACATGAAAAAATACCACAGAaa CGCACCCATCTCATCCATGATATTTGGGACCAATGCTCTCTTCACCAAACCAGCACAGTCTCTGGCGCCAATGATGGTGGTACATATTCTGTCTCGATATGGATACAAG GATAGTCAACAGACTGGTAAAGGTGAAATTGTTTCAG tgaTAGCCTCACAGCAGTTGAAAGATGCTATGTTTTGCCTTCTTTGTATGGTCCCTTTGCTTGTGGCTGTTTTTCAAATTATATTCTGGAAGTTCTATCCTCTTAAAATGCCCAAAAAAGACCAAGATCCATCCAAGATACTGGAATGA